One Mesorhizobium loti genomic window carries:
- a CDS encoding Gluconate dehydrogenase, with amino-acid sequence MAYKTKPARTDVVIIGAGASGAAAAKVLCEAGVKVVALEKGPWRKKESFGGDELANINRYNLWPDPILNPRTWRETADDDARSEMFCPVPQMVGGGTVHWQGWLPRFTENDFRLRTVAGDLPGTSLADWPITYDELEPYYLKVEWAFGVSGQPGANKFESRRSGGYPCPPMPISRYAQKFIKGCDALGWNAFPTPQAALSRPFNGRKATVVSAFAQQHGDPTGTRSSALNVFIPDAVATGNFELRPDCVVRELTLDSEGNIKAAIYQDADGDTIEQEADLFILACGAMETARLMLLSKSGRFPNGVANGSDMVGRNVTFHEYSAAVGTYDDPVYAWAGGGYVSASTFQHYEHDASRGFVSGGHIAVAGVGIPLPINWRMPGTPSWGAEAKKNDRDHFSHSLAIAMVLHDMPQHENRIDLDETVVDAWGLPVARVTLKPHRNDVDQGRYLIDRGADILEASGALTIRRVYADRVTGNCSHQHGTARMGDDGATSVLNRWCRAHEVENLYAVDGSPFPTGTGANPTLTIMANAWRVADKIIAERGAAV; translated from the coding sequence ATGGCCTATAAGACCAAACCCGCGAGAACGGACGTCGTCATCATTGGCGCCGGCGCATCAGGCGCCGCCGCAGCCAAGGTGCTTTGCGAGGCTGGCGTCAAGGTCGTGGCCCTCGAAAAGGGGCCGTGGCGGAAGAAGGAAAGCTTTGGCGGTGACGAACTCGCCAACATCAATCGCTACAATCTGTGGCCGGACCCGATCCTTAATCCGCGCACATGGCGAGAGACTGCCGACGACGACGCGCGTTCCGAAATGTTCTGCCCGGTGCCGCAGATGGTTGGCGGCGGCACCGTCCACTGGCAGGGTTGGTTGCCGCGTTTCACCGAGAATGATTTCCGCCTGCGAACCGTGGCCGGCGACCTGCCGGGCACCAGCCTTGCCGACTGGCCGATTACCTATGACGAGCTAGAGCCATACTACCTCAAAGTCGAATGGGCGTTCGGTGTATCGGGGCAGCCTGGCGCCAACAAATTCGAGTCGCGCCGCTCGGGCGGCTACCCATGTCCGCCTATGCCGATTTCACGCTATGCGCAGAAGTTCATCAAGGGCTGCGACGCGCTTGGCTGGAACGCCTTCCCGACGCCGCAGGCCGCCTTGTCACGCCCGTTCAACGGTCGCAAGGCGACGGTGGTCAGCGCTTTTGCACAACAGCACGGAGACCCGACCGGAACGCGCTCGTCGGCGCTCAACGTCTTCATCCCGGACGCCGTTGCAACCGGCAATTTCGAGCTGCGGCCGGATTGCGTGGTTCGCGAACTCACTCTGGACAGCGAAGGCAATATCAAGGCCGCGATCTACCAGGACGCCGACGGCGACACGATAGAGCAGGAGGCCGATCTGTTCATCCTTGCCTGCGGCGCGATGGAAACCGCACGACTGATGCTTCTGTCGAAGTCCGGACGCTTCCCGAACGGCGTTGCCAATGGCAGCGACATGGTTGGGCGCAACGTTACCTTTCACGAATATTCGGCTGCGGTCGGCACCTATGACGATCCGGTCTATGCCTGGGCAGGCGGCGGCTATGTCAGCGCTTCGACCTTCCAACACTACGAGCACGACGCATCGCGTGGCTTCGTCTCAGGCGGGCACATTGCGGTGGCGGGCGTCGGCATCCCGCTGCCGATCAACTGGCGCATGCCGGGCACGCCATCATGGGGCGCTGAGGCCAAGAAGAACGACCGCGACCACTTCAGCCATTCGCTGGCGATTGCCATGGTGCTGCACGACATGCCCCAACACGAAAATCGCATAGACCTCGACGAAACGGTGGTCGACGCCTGGGGACTGCCGGTCGCGCGCGTGACACTGAAGCCGCATCGGAACGATGTCGACCAGGGACGCTACCTGATCGATCGCGGCGCCGACATTCTGGAGGCCAGCGGCGCTTTGACCATCCGCAGGGTTTATGCCGACCGCGTCACCGGCAATTGCTCGCACCAGCATGGCACGGCACGTATGGGCGACGACGGAGCGACCTCGGTGCTCAACAGATGGTGCCGGGCGCACGAGGTCGAGAACCTCTACGCCGTGGACGGATCGCCGTTCCCGACCGGCACAGGCGCCAACCCAACGCTGACCATCATGGCCAATGCCTGGCGTGTCGCCGACAAGATCATCGCCGAACGGGGGGCGGCAGTGTGA
- a CDS encoding Gfo/Idh/MocA family oxidoreductase — translation MSGNRFAGRRGRIRLGMVGGGEGAFIGAVHRIAARFDDRYDLVAGALSSEPARASRSAALLGLDPARSYADFTGMARSEASRADGIEAVSIVTPNHMHAPAIRAFLDAGIHVICDKPLTTTLAEALSLREAARVSGLVVALTHTYTGYPMLRQARAMVRNGDLGDIRIVQVEYAQDWLATKLEDGGNKQAEWRSDPARSGAGGSIGDVGTHAFNLAGFVTGLEPDALCAELTTFVAGRRLDDNAQIMLRYENGTRGSLWCSQVAIGNENEVSLRVYGAKGSLEWTQRDANQLVWSSLDQNRQVITRNGAGADESNRRASRVPAGHPEGYLEAFATLYREVAEAIVAMRQDRSLAPETLFPTVDDGVKGLAFIDAAIRSSIAGGVWTRL, via the coding sequence ATGAGCGGCAACCGTTTCGCTGGAAGGCGTGGCCGCATCCGTCTCGGCATGGTTGGCGGCGGCGAAGGAGCCTTCATCGGCGCGGTGCACCGCATCGCCGCCCGCTTCGACGACCGCTACGACCTGGTCGCGGGAGCGTTGTCCTCTGAGCCGGCACGGGCGTCGCGGTCCGCGGCACTACTCGGCCTCGACCCGGCCCGCAGCTATGCCGATTTCACTGGCATGGCGCGCAGCGAGGCCTCCCGCGCCGACGGCATCGAAGCGGTCTCGATCGTGACCCCCAATCACATGCACGCGCCGGCTATCCGCGCCTTTCTTGATGCGGGTATCCACGTCATTTGTGACAAGCCGCTGACGACGACGCTGGCCGAGGCGCTGTCGCTGCGCGAGGCGGCGCGGGTTTCTGGGCTGGTCGTGGCACTGACCCATACCTATACCGGTTATCCGATGCTCCGGCAGGCCCGCGCCATGGTCCGCAACGGCGACCTGGGCGACATCCGCATCGTCCAGGTCGAATACGCGCAGGACTGGCTGGCGACGAAACTCGAGGACGGCGGCAACAAGCAGGCCGAGTGGCGATCGGATCCAGCACGTTCGGGCGCGGGCGGCTCAATTGGCGACGTTGGCACCCATGCTTTCAATCTTGCCGGTTTCGTCACCGGGCTCGAACCTGACGCACTATGTGCCGAGCTTACCACATTCGTGGCAGGACGGCGGCTCGACGATAATGCCCAGATCATGCTCCGCTATGAAAACGGCACGCGTGGCAGTCTCTGGTGCAGCCAGGTCGCGATCGGCAACGAGAATGAGGTCAGTCTTCGCGTCTATGGCGCGAAGGGATCGTTGGAATGGACGCAGCGCGACGCGAACCAGCTGGTCTGGTCATCGCTCGACCAGAACCGGCAAGTCATTACCCGCAACGGCGCAGGCGCAGATGAATCAAACAGACGTGCCTCGCGCGTTCCGGCTGGCCACCCGGAAGGTTACCTAGAAGCTTTCGCCACCCTGTATCGTGAAGTCGCCGAGGCGATCGTCGCCATGCGCCAAGATAGGTCGCTAGCTCCTGAAACGCTGTTCCCAACCGTCGACGACGGCGTCAAGGGCCTGGCTTTCATCGACGCCGCCATTCGTTCGTCGATTGCAGGAGGCGTCTGGACAAGATTGTGA
- a CDS encoding transposase IS66: MTSKPVELPSDLASAYVALLVEREALQAERDVAVTDAASWQAEAANAKAMLSDNEARIAHLELRIEKLKRELYGQRSERTARLIEQLELELEDLVTSATEDELAAQAAAAKTQTVRPFTRKRPVRKPWPDDIERERIVIEPPSACACCGGSRLSKLGEDVTKTLEEIPRRFKLIETVREKFTCRDCEKITQPPAPFHATPRGFIGPQLLATILFDKFGMHAPLNRQSARFKAEGIDLPVSTLADQVGHGTFAVMPLFQLIERHVLAAERLHGDDTTIRILAKDKCATGRIWTYTRDDRPFAGPAPPAAIYYASSDRRGERPQKHLAGYAGILQCDCYSGFEPLFDPQRKEQPITPAFCYAHARRGFFELADIAKEARDGKKGKPISPIALEAVRRLDALFEIERAINGRSADERYAVRQEKSKPLLDDMHAWLLRQRDTLSRSSEVLKPINYMLRRWNDFARFIDDGRICLSNNAAERALRGIALGRRNWTFAGSQRGADRAAVMLTLITTARLNDVDPKAWLADILARIADLPVSRLHELLPWQWKLLSQADKPAGQQAA; this comes from the coding sequence ATGACTTCGAAGCCGGTTGAGCTCCCCTCGGATCTTGCCAGCGCCTACGTGGCGCTGCTGGTTGAGCGTGAGGCGTTGCAGGCTGAACGCGATGTGGCGGTCACGGATGCTGCCAGCTGGCAGGCTGAAGCCGCCAACGCGAAGGCCATGCTGTCCGACAACGAGGCGCGGATTGCGCATCTCGAGCTGCGCATCGAGAAGCTGAAACGCGAACTGTACGGGCAGCGCTCCGAGCGCACGGCGCGGCTGATCGAGCAGTTGGAATTGGAGCTCGAAGACCTCGTCACCTCGGCGACCGAGGATGAGCTTGCCGCGCAGGCTGCGGCGGCGAAGACGCAGACGGTGCGCCCCTTCACGCGCAAGCGACCGGTGCGCAAGCCATGGCCGGATGACATCGAGCGCGAGCGCATCGTCATCGAGCCACCCAGCGCCTGCGCCTGCTGCGGCGGATCCCGGCTGTCCAAGCTGGGCGAGGATGTGACCAAGACGCTGGAAGAGATCCCGCGCCGGTTCAAGCTGATCGAGACGGTGCGCGAAAAGTTCACCTGCCGCGACTGCGAGAAGATCACCCAGCCGCCGGCGCCGTTCCATGCCACGCCGCGCGGCTTCATCGGTCCCCAACTGCTGGCGACAATCCTGTTTGACAAGTTCGGCATGCATGCTCCACTCAACCGCCAGAGCGCGCGCTTCAAGGCTGAGGGGATCGACTTGCCGGTGTCGACGCTGGCCGATCAGGTCGGCCACGGAACCTTCGCCGTCATGCCGCTCTTCCAGCTGATCGAGCGCCATGTGCTCGCGGCCGAGCGCCTTCATGGCGACGACACCACCATTCGCATCCTGGCGAAGGACAAGTGCGCGACCGGGCGCATATGGACCTATACGCGCGACGACCGTCCCTTCGCCGGGCCTGCGCCGCCGGCGGCGATCTATTACGCCTCGAGCGACCGGCGCGGCGAGCGTCCTCAGAAGCATCTGGCTGGGTACGCCGGCATCCTTCAGTGCGACTGTTACAGTGGCTTCGAGCCGCTGTTCGACCCGCAGCGGAAGGAGCAGCCGATCACGCCGGCCTTTTGCTACGCCCATGCACGGCGAGGATTCTTCGAATTGGCTGACATCGCGAAAGAGGCCCGGGATGGCAAGAAGGGCAAACCGATCTCCCCGATCGCGCTGGAGGCGGTCAGGCGCCTCGACGCGCTGTTCGAGATCGAGCGCGCCATCAACGGCCGCAGCGCCGACGAGCGGTATGCCGTGCGGCAGGAGAAGAGCAAACCACTTCTCGACGACATGCACGCCTGGTTGCTCCGCCAGCGCGATACCCTCTCGCGCTCTTCCGAGGTCCTGAAGCCGATCAACTACATGCTCAGGCGCTGGAACGACTTCGCCCGCTTCATTGACGACGGCAGAATCTGCCTCAGCAACAACGCGGCCGAAAGAGCGCTGCGCGGTATTGCTCTGGGAAGGCGCAACTGGACCTTCGCCGGTTCCCAGCGTGGCGCCGACCGCGCCGCCGTCATGCTCACCCTCATCACCACGGCACGCCTCAACGACGTCGACCCGAAAGCCTGGCTCGCCGACATCCTTGCCCGCATTGCCGATCTTCCCGTCTCGCGTCTGCACGAACTACTGCCCTGGCAATGGAAGCTCCTGAGCCAAGCCGACAAGCCCGCCGGTCAGCAGGCCGCCTGA